A stretch of the Neisseria sp. DTU_2020_1000833_1_SI_GRL_NUU_006 genome encodes the following:
- a CDS encoding polymorphic toxin-type HINT domain-containing protein, with protein MVKTADGYKAIARIRAGDRVFAKDEASGETGYKPVTAQYGNPYQETVYIEVSDGLGKIQTLVSNRIHPFYSDGKWIKAEDLKAGSRLFAENGAGQTVQSVTVKQEPLQAYNLTVADWHTYFVKGDKAETEGVWVHNECPPRKTPSTPVYRNDSEAYAAAKELGYRKIKERTRNDAAIFKKGNSYISRDKDGHNGGAWKEASSPEKLNKKETRNGTFDKNLNRIGD; from the coding sequence CAAAACGGCAGACGGCTACAAAGCCATTGCCCGTATCCGGGCCGGCGACCGCGTCTTTGCCAAGGACGAAGCAAGCGGAGAAACGGGATACAAACCCGTTACCGCCCAATACGGCAATCCGTATCAAGAAACCGTTTACATTGAAGTTTCAGACGGCCTCGGTAAAATACAGACCCTCGTTTCCAACCGTATCCACCCGTTTTATTCGGACGGCAAATGGATTAAAGCGGAAGATTTGAAAGCGGGAAGCAGGCTGTTTGCCGAAAACGGTGCAGGGCAGACCGTTCAGAGCGTTACCGTCAAACAAGAACCGCTGCAAGCCTACAATCTGACCGTTGCCGACTGGCATACTTACTTCGTTAAGGGCGATAAGGCGGAAACGGAAGGGGTTTGGGTTCATAATGAGTGTCCGCCAAGAAAAACACCATCTACCCCCGTATATCGGAATGATTCAGAAGCATATGCAGCAGCAAAGGAATTGGGATATAGAAAAATAAAAGAAAGAACGAGAAATGATGCTGCCATTTTTAAAAAAGGAAATAGTTATATCAGTCGCGATAAGGACGGACACAACGGAGGAGCTTGGAAAGAGGCATCTTCACCCGAAAAGCTGAACAAAAAAGAAACAAGAAATGGCACATTTGATAAAAATCTAAATCGTATTGGAGATTAA